In Anaerolineae bacterium, a single genomic region encodes these proteins:
- the mutS gene encoding DNA mismatch repair protein MutS, which yields MKENFTPMLKQYRQLKALYPDAILLFRLGDFYEMFDEDAKIASRELELVLTSRRFSKTVKLPMCGIPYHQLTTYIGKLIEKGYKIAIAEQMEQPGKGKRLVRREIVRVITPGTVVEEGLLPDKEENFLAAILRGDEGYGLAFMELSTGDFSATQVEGGNPLETLLEELERLRPSEYVLPPHLVSNEAFVSRLLNIRKARISPHREEAFSLPSAQEILFSHLASIPQELKVLPLALRAAGALLCYLKENQLSDLEHIRAIRVYNLSTYMNLDAVTCRNLELLRTLREGETQGSLFWVLDHTCTAMGARLLKRWITKPLLDPEAIRARLDAVENLAQDHLLRSDLRALLDGLYDVERLVGRIGFGSANARDLVGLRRSLERIPPIKETLSRAQAPLLQQLNHALDPLQDVAHLIRNALVDNPPVLVREGGLIRPGYSRELDSLRREVASGRAWLAEYEARERERTGIKNLRIRYNEVFGFFIEVTRSYLHLVPPHYERKATISGAERFITPELKAKESEILAAQDKARELEYELFIRLRREVASRMDRLQQAGRILAQLDVLCSLAEAAARYGYTKPTVDESLVISIKEGRHPVVERMMPEGELFVPNDVSLGGDGERLLVITGPNMSGKSVYVRQVALITLMAQMGSFVPAKEAHIGLVDRIFTRIGATDEIAKGRSTFLVEMGETAHILHNATPRSLIILDEVGRGTSTYDGMSIAWAVAEYIHNRIKARTLFATHYHELTELEEHLEGVKNYSLAVAEEGGKIIFLRRVVRGGAGKSYGIQVAKLAGLPEEVTERAREILEKAEKGYTPQPLTFREIAPEPDSFLLPANDKAVWDVVREIFRVDIANITPIQALVLLNELQRKLKGDLGR from the coding sequence ATGAAAGAAAATTTCACCCCAATGCTCAAACAATACCGCCAGCTCAAAGCCCTCTACCCTGACGCTATCCTCCTCTTCCGTCTGGGTGATTTCTACGAAATGTTTGACGAGGACGCCAAAATCGCCTCCCGGGAACTGGAGCTCGTCCTCACCTCTCGGCGCTTTTCCAAGACTGTAAAGCTTCCCATGTGCGGGATCCCCTACCACCAGCTTACCACTTACATCGGCAAACTCATAGAGAAGGGCTACAAAATCGCCATAGCCGAACAGATGGAACAACCGGGCAAAGGCAAGCGCCTGGTAAGAAGGGAAATAGTCCGGGTTATAACCCCGGGGACGGTGGTGGAAGAAGGGCTCCTGCCCGATAAGGAAGAGAATTTCCTGGCGGCTATCCTCCGCGGAGATGAAGGATATGGCCTAGCTTTCATGGAACTTTCCACCGGGGATTTCTCAGCCACCCAGGTTGAGGGAGGAAACCCCTTAGAAACTCTCCTGGAGGAACTGGAACGCCTCCGCCCAAGCGAGTATGTGCTCCCGCCTCACCTCGTTTCCAATGAAGCCTTTGTCTCCCGCCTCCTGAACATCCGGAAGGCCCGCATTTCCCCCCACAGAGAGGAGGCCTTCTCCCTTCCTTCTGCTCAGGAAATCCTCTTTTCCCACCTCGCTTCAATCCCCCAGGAACTGAAAGTTTTGCCCCTTGCCCTCAGAGCGGCTGGCGCCTTGCTCTGCTACCTCAAGGAGAACCAGCTTTCGGATCTGGAACACATAAGGGCTATCAGGGTTTACAACCTTTCCACCTACATGAACCTGGATGCCGTCACTTGCCGCAACCTGGAACTCCTGAGAACCCTGCGGGAAGGAGAAACCCAGGGCTCTCTATTCTGGGTTCTGGATCACACCTGCACGGCCATGGGTGCCAGACTCCTCAAACGCTGGATAACCAAACCCCTCTTGGACCCCGAAGCGATAAGGGCAAGGCTTGATGCCGTTGAGAATCTCGCCCAGGATCACCTCCTGCGTTCCGACCTGCGAGCTCTCTTGGATGGCCTCTACGATGTGGAGAGACTGGTGGGAAGGATAGGTTTTGGGAGCGCTAACGCCAGAGATCTTGTGGGCCTGAGGCGCTCTCTGGAGAGGATACCACCGATAAAAGAAACTTTGAGCCGTGCTCAAGCCCCTTTACTTCAGCAACTGAACCATGCTCTTGACCCACTTCAGGATGTAGCCCACCTCATCCGCAACGCCCTGGTAGACAACCCACCAGTTCTGGTCAGGGAAGGGGGGCTCATTCGCCCTGGATACAGCAGAGAACTGGACTCTCTGCGCCGGGAGGTAGCTTCAGGCAGGGCCTGGCTGGCAGAGTATGAAGCCAGGGAAAGGGAGAGGACTGGCATCAAAAACCTCCGGATCCGATACAACGAAGTCTTTGGCTTCTTCATCGAGGTAACCAGAAGTTACCTCCACCTGGTCCCGCCCCACTACGAGCGGAAGGCCACCATCTCAGGAGCCGAGCGCTTCATCACCCCGGAGCTTAAGGCCAAAGAAAGTGAAATACTGGCAGCCCAGGATAAAGCCAGAGAGCTGGAATACGAGCTCTTCATCAGGCTCAGGAGGGAGGTAGCCTCTCGGATGGATCGCCTCCAGCAGGCAGGCCGGATCTTAGCTCAACTGGATGTCCTGTGCTCTCTGGCGGAAGCTGCAGCTCGCTACGGATACACAAAACCCACTGTGGACGAAAGCCTGGTCATAAGCATAAAAGAAGGGCGTCACCCCGTAGTGGAGAGGATGATGCCCGAAGGAGAGCTTTTTGTCCCCAACGATGTTTCCCTGGGGGGTGATGGAGAGAGGCTTCTTGTAATAACCGGGCCTAACATGAGCGGTAAAAGCGTCTACGTCCGCCAGGTGGCCCTTATTACCCTCATGGCTCAAATGGGAAGTTTCGTCCCGGCCAAAGAAGCCCACATAGGCCTTGTGGACAGGATCTTCACCCGCATCGGCGCAACGGACGAAATTGCCAAGGGGCGCTCCACCTTCCTGGTAGAAATGGGAGAAACTGCTCACATCCTCCACAATGCTACCCCCAGAAGCCTCATAATTCTGGACGAAGTCGGCCGGGGCACCAGCACCTACGATGGGATGAGCATAGCCTGGGCTGTAGCTGAATACATTCACAATCGTATAAAAGCCCGCACCCTTTTCGCCACCCATTACCATGAACTTACAGAACTTGAGGAACACCTTGAGGGAGTCAAGAACTACAGCCTGGCTGTGGCCGAAGAAGGAGGAAAGATCATCTTCTTAAGGCGTGTAGTTCGGGGTGGAGCGGGCAAGAGCTATGGCATCCAAGTAGCAAAACTGGCCGGCCTGCCCGAGGAAGTGACGGAAAGGGCGAGGGAGATCCTGGAAAAGGCGGAGAAAGGCTACACACCCCAGCCTCTGACCTTCCGGGAAATAGCTCCTGAACCTGATAGCTTCCTCCTGCCGGCCAATGACAAAGCGGTTTGGGATGTGGTGAGAGAAATCTTCAGGGTGGACATTGCTAACATTACCCCCATCCAGGCTCTTGTCCTCCTTAACGAGCTCCAGAGAAAGCTCAAAGGAGATCTGGGACGGTAA
- the lpdA gene encoding dihydrolipoyl dehydrogenase: MEELEFDLAIVGAGPAGYVGAIRAAQLGARVALVEKDRIGGTCLNRGCIPSKALLHAAEAAELIQKAPNWGVKARFDGFNLESLRDFRDKTVEKMVKGVETLLKSYNIPIFQGEASFLDPLTLKVTTREGEQRIRARNFLVATGSEPAIPPISGANLPGVSDSDEITRLESIPSSIVIIGAGVIGMELATLYSSLGSKVTVLELLPRILPPADGAIASRFLALIKKRGVEVITSVKVEAIEPEGDKLKVVCSGEKPFHFLAEKVILAVGRRPYTRGLNLDGIGIELDKGFVKVNGYLQTSIPHIFAAGDCVGGALMAHKASYEGEIAVENALGHHRTPDYRAIPYCIYTFPEIAGVGLTEEEARKEGVDFEVASFPFTANARAWTMDSAEGVVRLICEKGSRKIIGAHIMGPWAGELIGELALAVRLELKAQEVAWTVHPHPSLSEAVMEAAKAAFYGEAIHYRAIRRR; this comes from the coding sequence ATGGAGGAATTGGAATTTGATCTGGCGATAGTAGGGGCCGGGCCAGCAGGATATGTGGGGGCTATAAGAGCTGCCCAGCTTGGAGCCAGGGTTGCCCTGGTGGAAAAGGACCGTATTGGAGGAACCTGCCTCAACCGGGGGTGCATTCCTTCCAAAGCCCTCCTCCACGCAGCAGAGGCAGCCGAGTTGATCCAAAAAGCCCCTAACTGGGGGGTAAAGGCCCGCTTTGATGGGTTTAACCTTGAAAGCCTCAGGGATTTCAGAGATAAAACGGTGGAAAAAATGGTAAAGGGGGTTGAAACCCTCTTAAAGAGCTACAACATCCCCATTTTCCAGGGGGAAGCTTCTTTCCTGGACCCCCTGACCCTGAAGGTTACGACGAGGGAAGGCGAGCAACGTATCAGGGCCCGCAATTTCCTTGTGGCCACGGGTTCAGAGCCAGCAATCCCTCCAATTTCCGGAGCCAATCTCCCGGGGGTTTCAGATTCGGATGAGATAACCAGACTGGAAAGCATACCCTCGTCTATTGTTATAATCGGGGCTGGCGTTATAGGCATGGAGCTTGCCACCCTCTATAGCAGTCTGGGCAGCAAGGTCACAGTGCTGGAGCTTCTTCCCCGCATCCTTCCGCCTGCCGATGGAGCCATTGCTTCCAGATTTCTCGCTCTTATCAAGAAGCGAGGGGTTGAAGTTATAACTTCGGTTAAAGTAGAGGCGATAGAGCCGGAAGGAGACAAGCTTAAGGTGGTTTGTTCCGGAGAGAAGCCCTTCCACTTCCTGGCCGAAAAAGTAATCCTGGCTGTTGGGAGGCGACCGTATACCCGTGGCCTTAACCTTGATGGAATCGGGATAGAGCTGGATAAGGGGTTTGTGAAGGTGAACGGTTACCTTCAGACTTCAATCCCTCACATTTTTGCGGCCGGGGATTGTGTGGGAGGGGCATTAATGGCCCACAAGGCTTCCTATGAAGGGGAGATAGCCGTTGAAAACGCTCTTGGCCACCACCGAACCCCTGATTATCGTGCCATCCCTTACTGTATTTACACTTTCCCGGAAATAGCCGGAGTTGGCCTCACGGAGGAAGAGGCCAGGAAGGAAGGGGTGGATTTTGAGGTGGCCAGTTTCCCCTTTACAGCCAACGCCAGAGCCTGGACTATGGATTCAGCTGAAGGGGTTGTGCGGCTTATATGTGAGAAAGGCTCCAGGAAGATCATCGGGGCTCACATAATGGGGCCGTGGGCCGGGGAACTGATAGGCGAATTGGCTCTGGCGGTTCGCCTGGAGCTCAAAGCTCAAGAGGTGGCCTGGACGGTCCACCCCCATCCTTCTCTCTCCGAGGCGGTGATGGAAGCTGCCAAAGCAGCCTTTTACGGCGAAGCCATACATTATAGGGCAATACGCCGCAGATGA
- the murI gene encoding glutamate racemase — translation MPSKQDPIGIFDSGVGGLSVWREVTRLLPFEDILYFADSAHLPYGERSLEEVRAFSEAITGFLIEQGAKVVVVACNTASAAALHYLRERFSVPIVGMEPAVKPAVTVTKNGKIGVIATKATFQGILFQRLVERFGQGVEIYTKACPGLVEMVEEGLLNGQEAEEKVKAQLEPLLKEGIDVLVLGCTHYPFLRETLEKVAGPGVAVVDPSEAVARQVKRVLEGRGLLREEGPKGRYTFFTSGEPEKFGKILHKLTGLSGPVVRVTWVGGKVTVPDLL, via the coding sequence TTGCCTTCAAAACAGGACCCCATCGGAATCTTTGACTCTGGAGTAGGAGGGCTTTCGGTCTGGCGAGAGGTAACCCGGCTTCTGCCCTTTGAAGATATCCTTTACTTTGCTGATTCCGCTCATCTTCCTTACGGTGAGCGTTCTTTGGAAGAAGTCAGGGCTTTTTCTGAAGCCATAACCGGATTTTTGATAGAACAGGGAGCCAAAGTTGTGGTGGTTGCCTGCAACACAGCCTCTGCTGCTGCCCTCCATTACCTCAGGGAACGTTTCTCTGTCCCCATAGTCGGAATGGAGCCAGCCGTTAAACCGGCCGTAACTGTGACGAAAAACGGGAAAATAGGGGTTATCGCCACAAAAGCCACCTTCCAGGGGATTCTCTTCCAGCGGTTGGTAGAGAGGTTCGGGCAAGGGGTGGAAATTTACACTAAAGCTTGTCCTGGTCTGGTGGAGATGGTGGAAGAAGGACTCCTTAACGGCCAGGAGGCTGAAGAGAAGGTAAAAGCCCAGCTTGAACCTCTCCTCAAAGAAGGGATAGACGTACTGGTCCTGGGCTGCACTCACTATCCTTTCCTAAGGGAAACCCTGGAAAAGGTGGCTGGCCCTGGAGTAGCGGTAGTGGATCCATCCGAGGCAGTAGCTCGTCAGGTGAAGAGGGTGCTGGAAGGTCGTGGGCTTTTGCGGGAAGAAGGGCCAAAAGGCCGTTACACTTTTTTCACTTCAGGGGAGCCAGAAAAGTTCGGGAAAATTCTGCACAAATTGACAGGACTTAGCGGGCCAGTCGTCAGGGTTACCTGGGTGGGAGGAAAGGTTACCGTCCCAGATCTCCTTTGA
- a CDS encoding BMP family ABC transporter substrate-binding protein, producing MHRKRLLLIIAVFTVLALLAACATPTPIVVEKPVIKKIKAAFIYVGPIGDYGWTHAHDVGRKYVQEKFKDWLETVYAESVPEADVARYLDRFVVEEKADVVFTTSFGYMDATIEAGKKYPDKIFFHCSGYKRAKNVGTYFAEFYQLYYLNGLMAGALTKSGKVGYVAAHPIPEVIRHINAFALGVKEVNPDAKVDVRWLFSWYDPAKAREAAEAMIADGADVLAFTEDSPAVIQVGEEYTTQKGKPVYTFAHYSPMLQYGPNSVVSGQLVHWEKIYEDILMKIYLGVYTNQNLENVDYWWLLKEEAVELGADFGVPINPKFEDAPKAKKVKDPIFGEISVYDLVFKRLAQMKEPTVLFDPFTGPIYDQDGKLRIEPGRRATYHELWTMDWFVDNVVGKIPK from the coding sequence ATGCACCGCAAGAGGCTCCTTCTGATCATTGCCGTTTTTACCGTTCTTGCTTTGCTGGCGGCCTGTGCTACCCCTACCCCCATAGTTGTAGAAAAGCCTGTGATTAAAAAGATAAAGGCCGCTTTTATCTATGTAGGCCCCATTGGAGATTACGGCTGGACCCACGCCCACGATGTTGGCCGCAAGTATGTCCAGGAAAAATTCAAGGACTGGCTTGAGACCGTTTACGCCGAATCCGTCCCTGAGGCTGACGTTGCCCGTTATCTGGACCGCTTCGTGGTAGAAGAGAAAGCAGATGTAGTCTTCACTACCTCTTTCGGGTATATGGACGCTACTATAGAAGCAGGTAAGAAGTATCCCGATAAGATCTTCTTCCACTGCTCTGGATATAAGCGAGCCAAGAACGTGGGCACTTACTTTGCTGAATTCTACCAGCTTTACTACCTCAACGGCCTGATGGCTGGAGCCCTCACTAAGAGCGGGAAGGTCGGCTATGTTGCTGCTCACCCCATCCCCGAAGTAATCCGCCACATTAATGCCTTCGCCTTGGGCGTGAAAGAGGTTAATCCCGATGCAAAGGTGGATGTCCGCTGGCTTTTCTCCTGGTACGATCCGGCTAAGGCCCGCGAAGCAGCCGAAGCTATGATCGCCGATGGGGCTGATGTCCTGGCCTTCACCGAAGACTCCCCTGCCGTGATCCAGGTAGGCGAGGAATACACTACCCAGAAGGGCAAGCCTGTTTACACTTTCGCCCACTACAGCCCAATGCTCCAGTACGGCCCCAACTCCGTGGTTAGTGGCCAGCTGGTTCACTGGGAGAAAATTTACGAGGACATCCTCATGAAGATTTACCTAGGCGTCTACACCAACCAGAACCTGGAAAACGTGGACTACTGGTGGCTCCTCAAGGAAGAGGCTGTGGAGCTCGGGGCTGACTTCGGAGTTCCCATTAACCCCAAGTTTGAGGATGCTCCCAAGGCCAAGAAGGTGAAGGACCCCATCTTCGGCGAGATAAGCGTGTATGACCTGGTCTTCAAGCGCTTGGCCCAGATGAAGGAGCCCACCGTCCTCTTTGACCCCTTCACTGGCCCCATTTATGACCAGGATGGCAAGCTCAGGATAGAGCCTGGGCGCCGCGCCACCTACCACGAGCTCTGGACTATGGACTGGTTCGTGGACAACGTGGTGGGCAAGATACCGAAGTAA
- the ligA gene encoding NAD-dependent DNA ligase LigA, protein MAELSREEAKKRIEELRRLIHYHNYLYYVLDAPEISDAEYDALMRELKRLEELYPEFITPDSPTQRVGGQPAEGFAEVRHPKPMLSLQDAFNDEEMWAWFRRISKILPEGVKPEDLEFTVEPKVDGLTVVLTYENGVYVKGATRGDGFVGEDVTANLKTIKAVPLRIPVIPDAEPPKRIVVRGEAYMPVSAFEEFNRRQAELGQRTFANPRNAAAGSIRQLDPSITAQRPLSLFTYAIVEIEGGKPIKTQWEALEYLKSLGFPVNPENRLARSFEEVIALSKELMKKRDSLDYEVDGVVVKINDLALQEALGVVGNAPRGAVAYKFPGREATTKLLDIVINVGRTGSLNPVAILEPVHVGGVIVKQAALHNEEDIHRKDIRIGDTVIVRRAGEVIPQVVGPVKELRTGQEKIFYMPKNCPVCGEPAVKPENEVDYYCVNAACPAQLVRRVEYWASKGAMDIEGMGEKVAELLVKEGLVKDVADLYYLKPEQLLRLEGFAEKRVSNLLNAIEASKQRPFWRVLTALGIRYVGEIVAQTLAKHYPSIDKLMAATEEELMQIEGIGPRIARSVVDFFSRPRHREIIEKLRRAGVRMAEEVEVVVEGPRPLAGLTFVITGTLSVPREEFAALIERYGGKVADAVTRKTNYLIVGEAPGATKYNRARELGVPMITEEDVRRMIEEGIKS, encoded by the coding sequence ATGGCGGAGTTGAGCCGTGAGGAGGCTAAAAAGAGGATAGAAGAGCTGCGCAGGCTTATCCATTACCACAATTACCTTTACTATGTCCTGGATGCGCCCGAAATAAGCGATGCTGAATACGATGCTCTTATGCGGGAGCTTAAGAGGCTTGAGGAACTCTATCCTGAGTTCATTACGCCCGATTCCCCCACCCAGAGGGTCGGAGGCCAGCCGGCAGAGGGCTTTGCCGAGGTGAGACATCCCAAACCCATGCTTAGCCTCCAGGATGCCTTCAACGATGAAGAGATGTGGGCATGGTTCAGGCGTATTTCTAAGATCCTGCCTGAAGGGGTTAAGCCTGAGGATCTGGAGTTTACCGTTGAGCCCAAGGTTGATGGCCTTACGGTAGTGCTTACTTACGAAAATGGTGTTTACGTAAAAGGCGCTACGAGAGGCGATGGTTTTGTGGGTGAAGATGTTACAGCTAACCTTAAGACCATAAAAGCTGTACCCCTTCGGATCCCCGTTATTCCCGATGCTGAGCCCCCTAAGCGCATCGTGGTGAGGGGCGAGGCTTACATGCCTGTGAGTGCCTTTGAGGAGTTCAACCGCCGCCAAGCGGAGCTGGGCCAGAGGACTTTCGCTAACCCGCGTAATGCTGCAGCTGGCTCCATACGCCAACTTGATCCATCTATAACAGCCCAGAGGCCCCTCAGCCTATTTACCTACGCCATTGTGGAAATTGAGGGGGGAAAACCCATAAAGACTCAGTGGGAGGCTCTGGAATACCTTAAATCCCTCGGTTTTCCCGTCAACCCCGAGAACCGACTGGCCAGAAGCTTTGAAGAGGTCATCGCTTTATCCAAGGAACTGATGAAGAAAAGGGACTCTCTGGACTACGAAGTGGACGGAGTTGTGGTTAAGATAAACGATTTAGCCCTTCAGGAAGCCCTCGGCGTTGTGGGGAATGCTCCCAGAGGGGCCGTGGCTTACAAGTTCCCGGGCCGGGAAGCCACCACTAAGCTCCTGGATATCGTGATAAATGTGGGCCGCACCGGCTCTCTCAACCCCGTGGCGATATTAGAGCCAGTCCACGTGGGTGGAGTCATTGTAAAGCAGGCTGCCCTCCACAACGAGGAAGATATTCACCGAAAAGACATCCGCATCGGAGATACCGTAATCGTGAGACGGGCTGGAGAAGTCATCCCCCAGGTGGTGGGACCGGTGAAGGAGCTGCGCACGGGCCAGGAGAAGATCTTCTACATGCCCAAAAATTGCCCTGTCTGCGGAGAGCCCGCAGTCAAGCCTGAAAACGAGGTGGATTATTACTGCGTGAACGCTGCATGCCCAGCTCAGCTTGTGCGTCGAGTGGAATACTGGGCCTCCAAAGGAGCTATGGATATTGAGGGTATGGGAGAGAAGGTTGCAGAACTCCTGGTGAAAGAGGGCCTGGTCAAAGATGTGGCCGACCTATATTACCTCAAGCCCGAGCAGCTTCTCCGGTTAGAAGGCTTCGCTGAAAAGAGGGTAAGCAATCTCCTCAATGCTATAGAAGCCTCCAAGCAGAGGCCTTTCTGGCGTGTTCTGACGGCTCTCGGGATAAGGTATGTGGGGGAAATTGTGGCCCAGACTTTGGCCAAGCATTATCCTTCCATTGATAAGCTTATGGCTGCTACGGAAGAAGAGCTCATGCAAATTGAAGGCATTGGGCCAAGGATAGCCCGGAGCGTGGTGGATTTCTTCTCCAGGCCTCGCCATCGGGAAATCATTGAGAAGCTTCGCCGGGCAGGTGTGCGAATGGCTGAAGAAGTTGAAGTGGTGGTAGAGGGGCCCAGGCCTCTGGCGGGCCTGACCTTCGTGATCACCGGAACTCTATCGGTGCCCAGGGAAGAATTCGCCGCACTGATTGAACGCTACGGCGGAAAAGTAGCCGATGCAGTAACCCGCAAGACCAATTACCTCATAGTAGGTGAAGCCCCCGGTGCTACAAAATACAACCGGGCCCGGGAGCTTGGTGTTCCTATGATAACGGAGGAGGATGTTCGGAGAATGATAGAGGAGGGGATTAAAAGTTGA
- a CDS encoding NAD(P)/FAD-dependent oxidoreductase translates to MSGKERFDVIIVGAGPTGIFAALKLSEENPSLSILILDKGHELEKRHCPAQRPGGKCVHCNPCNVLSGWGGAGAFSDGKLTLSPEVGGNLGEYLNGDKLQALMREVDRLYIRFGAESPIFGNDPDEVERLQKKAARAGLKLLAMPVRHIGTENCRKVLRNMQEELLSRGVELRMKTPVARILTENSIVKGVETERGEVLQADFVIIAPGREGASWLTEIAKELNLSLDRNPVDIGVRVEVPAVVMEPLTSVLYESKLFYTSRAFDDKVRTFCMNPYGEVVLEYVGDVVTVNGHSYANHKTLNTNFAILVSKRFTEPFKDPIAYGKSIARLANLLSGGVIVQRLGDLEQGRRSTPERLSRSIVVPTLKDATPGDLGLVLPYRYLVDILEMLKAMDELVPGVYSPHTLLYGVEVKFYSSRLKLTPSLETQVKNLFAAGDGAGVTRGLVQASASGLAVAEEILRRVKER, encoded by the coding sequence TTGAGTGGAAAAGAGCGCTTTGATGTGATAATAGTGGGGGCAGGGCCCACCGGAATCTTCGCCGCTCTTAAGCTGAGCGAAGAAAATCCATCCCTTAGCATACTGATTCTTGACAAAGGCCACGAGTTGGAAAAGAGACATTGCCCTGCTCAGCGGCCAGGGGGGAAATGCGTCCACTGTAATCCCTGCAACGTCCTCTCGGGCTGGGGCGGAGCAGGAGCTTTCAGCGATGGCAAACTCACCCTTTCTCCCGAAGTGGGGGGTAACCTTGGAGAATACCTGAACGGGGATAAACTTCAAGCTCTTATGCGTGAGGTGGACAGGCTTTACATCCGCTTTGGAGCCGAAAGCCCCATTTTCGGGAATGACCCCGATGAGGTAGAACGGCTCCAGAAAAAGGCGGCCAGGGCTGGCCTTAAACTTCTGGCCATGCCTGTTCGCCACATTGGCACTGAAAATTGCCGCAAAGTTTTACGCAATATGCAGGAAGAGCTCCTGTCCCGGGGCGTGGAATTAAGGATGAAAACCCCTGTAGCCCGTATCCTGACCGAAAACTCCATCGTCAAGGGGGTGGAAACCGAAAGAGGCGAAGTCCTCCAGGCTGATTTCGTGATCATAGCTCCAGGCAGGGAAGGCGCTTCCTGGTTGACGGAAATTGCTAAGGAGTTGAATTTATCTCTGGACCGTAACCCTGTAGATATCGGGGTAAGGGTGGAAGTCCCCGCCGTCGTTATGGAACCCCTCACCAGTGTCCTCTACGAGAGCAAGCTTTTCTATACTTCCAGAGCTTTTGACGACAAAGTCCGGACCTTCTGCATGAACCCCTACGGTGAGGTAGTTCTGGAATATGTGGGGGATGTGGTGACTGTAAATGGCCACAGTTATGCTAACCATAAAACCCTCAACACCAACTTCGCCATCCTGGTGAGCAAGCGTTTCACCGAGCCTTTTAAAGACCCTATAGCCTATGGCAAATCCATCGCCAGGCTGGCCAACCTCCTGAGCGGGGGGGTAATTGTCCAGCGGCTTGGAGACCTGGAGCAGGGACGCCGCTCAACCCCCGAAAGGCTGTCCCGGAGCATAGTAGTTCCAACCCTCAAGGACGCAACACCAGGCGATCTGGGCCTTGTTTTGCCTTACCGCTACCTTGTGGACATCCTGGAAATGCTCAAGGCTATGGATGAACTGGTCCCTGGGGTTTATTCGCCCCATACCCTCCTTTACGGGGTAGAGGTTAAGTTTTACTCTTCGCGCCTCAAACTTACCCCGTCCCTTGAAACCCAGGTCAAGAACCTCTTTGCCGCTGGAGACGGCGCCGGAGTGACAAGGGGGCTGGTCCAGGCTTCAGCTTCGGGCCTGGCAGTGGCTGAGGAAATACTCCGCAGGGTAAAAGAACGATGA
- a CDS encoding hydroxymethylglutaryl-CoA reductase, degradative encodes MEKTSRLPGFYRLSLQERIEIIAHWANLSPEEKALLEKSLSLEQAEKMIENVIGLFPLPLGVAVNFLINGKDYLIPMAIEEPSVVAGLSHAAKLVREGGGFQAESSEPLMIAQIQVMDIVDMEEATQKILEARDEIFQLADAKHPTIVSLGGGSKGLEIRKFPDTPAGPMLVIHLLYDTRDAMGANVVNTVAETIAPFIEEITGGRVILRILSNLSDRRLARARCLIPWKALESKGLPGKEVARRIVEAWALAAVDPYRAATHNKGIMNGIDAVAIATGNDWRALEAGAHAYAVRNGQYGPLTTWKQNEEGDLEGFIELPIAVGTVGGATRVHPVAKLCLKILGVETAKELAQVMASVGLGQNLAALLALATEGIQRGHMKLHARQVAIAAGATGELIDLVAKKMVEEGVISPRRASEILQQLKRG; translated from the coding sequence TTGGAAAAAACCTCCCGTCTTCCAGGATTCTATAGGCTAAGTTTGCAGGAAAGAATCGAAATTATAGCCCACTGGGCAAACCTTTCCCCGGAAGAAAAAGCGCTTTTAGAAAAAAGCCTTTCCCTTGAACAGGCTGAAAAAATGATAGAAAACGTAATAGGACTCTTCCCTTTGCCTCTGGGGGTTGCTGTCAATTTCCTCATAAACGGTAAAGATTACCTCATTCCAATGGCCATAGAAGAGCCGTCAGTAGTGGCGGGGCTGAGCCATGCAGCGAAACTCGTCAGGGAAGGGGGTGGTTTCCAGGCTGAAAGTTCTGAACCTTTAATGATAGCTCAGATCCAGGTGATGGACATTGTGGATATGGAAGAAGCGACGCAGAAGATCCTTGAGGCTCGAGATGAAATTTTCCAACTGGCTGATGCCAAACATCCCACCATCGTTTCCCTGGGAGGAGGGAGCAAAGGGTTAGAGATAAGGAAATTCCCGGATACCCCCGCGGGCCCCATGCTGGTAATCCACCTCCTTTACGACACGAGAGATGCTATGGGGGCCAATGTAGTTAACACCGTGGCCGAAACAATAGCTCCTTTTATAGAAGAAATCACAGGGGGTAGAGTTATCCTGCGTATTCTTTCCAATCTCTCCGACCGCCGCTTAGCTCGAGCTCGATGCCTTATACCGTGGAAAGCGCTTGAGAGTAAAGGGCTGCCGGGAAAAGAAGTGGCCAGGAGGATTGTAGAGGCCTGGGCCTTAGCAGCAGTGGACCCATACCGGGCTGCGACTCACAACAAGGGGATAATGAATGGAATAGACGCAGTAGCTATAGCAACTGGAAACGACTGGAGAGCTCTGGAAGCAGGAGCTCACGCATACGCCGTTCGAAATGGGCAATATGGGCCATTAACGACCTGGAAGCAAAATGAAGAGGGGGATTTGGAAGGTTTCATTGAACTACCTATAGCTGTAGGCACAGTGGGGGGAGCTACCAGAGTTCACCCCGTAGCAAAATTATGCCTTAAAATCTTGGGAGTCGAAACTGCGAAAGAATTGGCCCAGGTTATGGCCAGTGTTGGGTTAGGCCAGAATTTAGCAGCCCTCCTAGCCCTTGCTACTGAAGGAATACAAAGAGGTCACATGAAACTTCACGCTCGTCAGGTTGCTATAGCGGCGGGCGCTACCGGGGAACTCATAGATTTAGTAGCCAAGAAAATGGTAGAAGAGGGCGTTATAAGCCCTCGCAGAGCGAGCGAAATTCTTCAGCAATTAAAAAGGGGTTAA